From a region of the Mycobacterium intracellulare ATCC 13950 genome:
- the aceA gene encoding isocitrate lyase ICL2 translates to MAIIDKDTQVRPSFDDEVAATQQYFDDPRFSRITRLYTARQVAEQRGTIPTDYTVARNAAAAFYERLRELFAQKKSITTFGPYSPGQAVAMKRMGIEGIYLGGWATSAKGSTTEDPGPDLASYPLSQVPDDAAVLVRALLTADRNQQYQRLQMSEKQRAAAPVYDYRPFIIADADTGHGGDPHVRNLIRRFVEVGVPGYHIEDQRPGTKKCGHQGGKVLVPSDEQIKRLNTARFQLDIMKVPGIIVARTDAEAANLLDSRADERDQPFLLGATNLKIPSYKSCFLALVRRFYELGVKDLNGHLLYALPEGEYAEATAWLERQGIQGLVSDAVNAWREDGQQSIDDLFDQVESRFVAAWEDDAGLMTYGEAVADVLAFAASEGEPADMSAEEWREFAATASLYSARAKAKELGVDPGWDCELSKTPEGYYQIRGGIPYAIAKSLAAAPFADLLWMETKTADLDDARQFADAIHAKFPDQMLAYNLSPSFNWDTTGMTDEQMKQFPEELGKMGFVFNFITYGGHQIDGVAAEEFATSLQQDGMLALARLQRKMRLVESPYRTPQTLVGGPRSDAALTASSGRTATTKSMGEGSTQHQHLVQTEVPKKLLEEWLAMWSENYDLGEKLRVQLRPRRAGSDVLELGIYGNDDEQLANVVVDPIKDRHGRSILQVRDQNTFAEKLRQKRLMTLIHLWLVHRFKADGVIYVTPTEDNLYQTSKMKSHGIFSEVYQEVGEIIVAEVNQPRIAELLKPDRVALRKLITKEG, encoded by the coding sequence ATGGCGATCATCGACAAGGACACACAAGTCCGGCCATCGTTCGACGACGAGGTCGCTGCCACGCAGCAATACTTCGACGATCCGCGCTTTTCCCGGATCACCCGCCTGTACACGGCCCGCCAGGTAGCCGAGCAGCGCGGCACCATCCCGACCGACTACACCGTGGCACGAAACGCGGCGGCGGCCTTCTACGAGCGGTTGCGCGAGCTGTTCGCCCAGAAGAAGAGCATCACGACGTTCGGCCCGTACTCGCCCGGCCAGGCGGTCGCGATGAAGCGGATGGGCATCGAGGGGATCTATCTGGGCGGCTGGGCGACCTCGGCCAAGGGGTCCACCACCGAAGATCCCGGACCCGACCTCGCCAGCTACCCGCTGAGCCAGGTGCCCGACGACGCCGCGGTGCTGGTGCGCGCCCTGCTGACCGCCGACCGCAACCAGCAATACCAGCGCCTGCAGATGAGCGAAAAGCAGCGCGCCGCGGCGCCGGTCTACGACTACCGGCCGTTCATCATCGCCGACGCTGATACCGGCCACGGCGGTGACCCGCACGTGCGCAACCTGATCCGCCGGTTCGTCGAGGTCGGCGTGCCCGGCTACCACATCGAGGACCAGCGCCCCGGCACCAAGAAGTGCGGCCATCAGGGCGGCAAGGTGTTGGTGCCGTCCGACGAACAGATCAAACGGCTCAACACCGCGCGCTTCCAGCTCGACATCATGAAGGTGCCGGGCATCATCGTCGCGCGCACCGACGCCGAGGCCGCCAACCTGCTGGACAGCCGGGCCGACGAGCGTGACCAGCCGTTCCTGCTCGGAGCCACCAACCTCAAGATCCCGTCGTACAAGTCGTGCTTCCTGGCGTTGGTGCGTCGCTTCTACGAGCTGGGCGTCAAAGACCTCAACGGCCACCTGCTGTACGCGCTGCCCGAAGGGGAGTACGCCGAGGCCACAGCTTGGCTTGAGCGCCAAGGGATCCAGGGCCTGGTCTCCGACGCCGTCAACGCCTGGCGCGAGGACGGTCAGCAGTCGATCGACGACCTGTTCGACCAAGTCGAGTCGCGGTTCGTGGCGGCCTGGGAGGACGACGCCGGCCTGATGACCTACGGCGAGGCCGTCGCCGATGTGCTCGCGTTCGCCGCCAGCGAGGGCGAACCGGCCGATATGAGCGCCGAGGAGTGGCGAGAGTTCGCCGCGACCGCCTCGCTCTACTCGGCCAGGGCCAAGGCGAAGGAGTTGGGCGTCGACCCCGGTTGGGACTGCGAACTTTCGAAGACGCCCGAGGGCTACTACCAGATCCGCGGCGGCATCCCGTACGCCATCGCCAAATCGCTGGCGGCCGCGCCGTTCGCCGACCTCTTGTGGATGGAGACCAAGACCGCCGACCTGGATGACGCCCGGCAGTTCGCCGACGCCATCCACGCCAAGTTCCCCGACCAGATGCTGGCCTACAACCTGTCCCCGTCGTTCAACTGGGACACCACCGGCATGACCGACGAGCAGATGAAGCAGTTCCCCGAGGAACTGGGCAAGATGGGTTTCGTCTTCAACTTCATCACCTACGGCGGACACCAGATCGACGGCGTCGCCGCCGAGGAGTTCGCCACCTCGCTGCAACAGGACGGCATGCTGGCGCTGGCCCGCCTGCAGCGCAAGATGCGCCTGGTCGAATCTCCTTACCGCACACCGCAAACCCTCGTCGGGGGACCGCGCAGCGACGCCGCGCTCACGGCCTCCTCGGGCCGCACCGCCACCACCAAGTCGATGGGCGAAGGCTCGACCCAGCACCAGCACCTGGTGCAGACCGAGGTGCCGAAGAAGCTGCTCGAGGAGTGGCTGGCGATGTGGAGCGAGAACTACGACCTCGGCGAGAAACTGCGGGTGCAACTGCGGCCCCGCCGCGCCGGCTCGGACGTGCTCGAACTCGGCATCTACGGGAACGACGACGAGCAGCTGGCCAACGTGGTCGTCGACCCGATCAAGGACCGGCACGGCCGCAGCATCCTTCAGGTGCGCGACCAGAACACCTTCGCGGAGAAGCTCCGCCAGAAGCGGCTGATGACCTTGATCCACCTCTGGCTGGTGCACCGCTTCAAGGCCGACGGGGTGATCTATGTGACGCCGACCGAGGACAACCTCTATCAGACCTCGAAGATGAAATCCCACGGCATCTTCAGCGAGGTCTACCAGGAGGTCGGCGAGATCATCGTCGCCGAGGTGAATCAGCCCCGCATCGCCGAACTGCTCAAGCCCGACCGCGTGGCGCTGCGCAAGCTGATCACCAAGGAGGGGTAG
- a CDS encoding MBL fold metallo-hydrolase, translated as MHFGWETLSSGVHRCRLSFCDVTIGLVRGRTGTLLVDSGTTLAEAAAIDADVRRLAGRPVSHIVLTHKHFDHVLGSSFFGRAKIYCAPEVVGHLRSATDQIRAEALRYGADATEVDAAIAALRPPRRGVYDASVDLGDRTVTITHLGRGHTASDLVVIAPATNAGDRMVVFAGDLVEESADPAIDADSDVAAWPATLGRLLAVGGPDAIYVPGHGKVVDAAFVARQRDWLARRGGVP; from the coding sequence GTGCATTTCGGCTGGGAAACGCTGTCCAGCGGCGTGCACCGCTGCCGGCTCTCGTTCTGCGATGTCACGATCGGCCTGGTGCGCGGCCGCACCGGAACGCTGCTCGTCGACTCGGGTACCACGCTGGCCGAGGCCGCCGCCATCGACGCCGACGTCCGACGGCTTGCCGGGCGGCCGGTGAGCCATATCGTGTTGACGCACAAGCACTTCGACCACGTCCTGGGCTCATCGTTCTTCGGCCGCGCGAAGATCTACTGCGCGCCCGAGGTCGTCGGGCACCTCCGATCGGCGACCGACCAGATCCGCGCCGAGGCGCTGCGGTACGGCGCCGACGCCACTGAAGTGGACGCGGCGATCGCCGCGTTACGCCCTCCGCGCCGCGGGGTCTACGACGCCAGCGTCGATCTGGGGGATCGGACGGTGACGATCACGCACCTCGGGCGCGGCCACACCGCCTCGGACCTGGTGGTGATCGCGCCCGCGACCAACGCCGGCGACAGGATGGTGGTGTTCGCCGGTGACCTGGTCGAGGAGTCCGCCGACCCGGCGATCGACGCCGATTCCGACGTGGCGGCCTGGCCGGCCACCCTCGGGCGACTGCTCGCCGTCGGCGGACCCGACGCCATCTACGTCCCGGGCCACGGCAAGGTCGTCGACGCCGCATTCGTGGCCCGTCAGCGGGACTGGCTTGCCCGGCGCGGAGGCGTCCCGTGA
- a CDS encoding ArsR/SmtB family transcription factor yields the protein MLSTVTGVDRVFLALANPVRRELLEILFRQPLSAGELSERFELSRPAVAEHLKVLRDARLVADEPRGRHRIYHLTAEPLAELGEWLHPFEKFWRARLARLAEVAEELE from the coding sequence ATGTTGTCGACCGTGACTGGCGTCGATCGCGTCTTTCTCGCCTTGGCCAACCCGGTGCGGCGTGAACTGCTGGAGATCCTGTTCCGGCAACCATTGTCGGCCGGGGAGCTCAGCGAGCGGTTCGAACTCAGCCGGCCCGCGGTCGCCGAGCATCTCAAGGTGTTGCGTGACGCGAGGCTGGTGGCCGACGAGCCGCGGGGGCGCCATCGGATCTATCACCTGACCGCGGAGCCCCTGGCGGAGCTGGGTGAGTGGCTTCATCCGTTCGAGAAGTTCTGGCGTGCCCGGCTTGCCCGGCTCGCCGAGGTGGCAGAGGAGCTGGAATGA